From Paenarthrobacter sp. A20:
CCTTGGGCACGGGCATTGGCGGTGCCATGGTGATGGATGGCCGGGTGGAACGCGGACGCTACGGGGTGGCGGGCGAATTCGGGCACCAGATCATCTTTCCTGGCGGCCACCGTTGCGAGTGCGGCAACCGAGGGTGCTGGGAGCAGTACGCCTCCGGTAATGCGCTGGGCCGTGAAGCCCGGCAGCTCGTGCGGACCAACTCCCCGGAGGGCCGTGCCCTTCTGAAGAAGGCGGGCGGGACCGCAGACAACCTCACCGGAGCCGCTGTGACGGCCTTGGCCCTTGAAGGCGATGCCACGTCGCGGGAACTCCTGGCAGATCAAGGCGAATGGCTGGGACTGGGATTGGCCAACCTGGCCGCTGCCCTTGACCCGGGGGTGTTCGTGATCGGCGGGGGACTCTGTGATGCCGGGGAATTGCTGGCCGGCCCGGCCCGGGAATCGTTTGCGAAGAACCTCACTGGCAGGGGGTTCCGGCCCATGGCGGGGATTGAGCTCGCGGCGCTCGGTCCACGTGCCGGCATGATCGGCGCTGCGGACCTTTCACGTGTCAGCGGACGCGCCCACAGCTAAACCGTTCGCCGCAGAGGGGGCGTCGGCACTTAGATACGGGCGCCGTCGTCGTCCTCATTCTTTTCCTGCGGAAGCCGCATGATGAGGAAGACCACGGACGCCACGAAGGCGGCCACAATTCCCAGGATCGCAGCGAGCGGCGCTGAGCGCCAGAACATCGCCGTGAAGAGCAACGCAACGGGTCCTCCCACTGCACCGACCCAGGCCAGCATGGTCAGTGGCTCGGTGCCGGCAAGGCTCGGGGGTTCCTCGGGAACGAATGCGTCGTCGTCCTCGACCTCAAAGTCACGTGGGCCTTGCGGCCGACCCGCCGCTTCAGCAGTGGCGGGAACTGCTGCCGGTTCAGGCGCGGTTTCGGAGGGCGGCGTGGACAATCCCAGGGGATCGAAATCCCTGAAGGTTTTGCTGGATTCACGCAGTGCCGGCCCGGCCTCGCCGGGCGATGGCTCCCCATGATCGGACGACGCCGGTTCCTCCACCGTGGAGGACTGCGTCGCTTCCAGCCGGGCCACCAGGTCCAGCCATACAGCGTCGTCGTCCTTATTGGCGCTTTGATCGGCAGAATTCGGATCAGGCCTGTTCATGGGCTGTGTCCTTTTCGGAGGAAGGCCCGTGTCCGGCCAGGGCTGCAACGGTCTTTTGGATGAATTCCACGGTACCCGCGAAGATCTCCGGGGCATCGTTGTCGAGCGTGGCCACGTGGTAGCTGTTGCGCAGGTAGCTGATGTCCACGGGTGCGCTCACCCGGGACCGCAGGAACTCCAGGCTCGCATTCGAGATGACGTTGTCCACGGTTGACTTGTACACCCGGACGGGGGAGCTGATGCGGGGAAGGATCGAGGCAGTGTCCTTATACATCTTTTTCAGTTCGTGTGCTGCCGCTACAGGCGTGCGCGCGTAGGCGCCCTCATCCTGGTCCGGCTTGAGGATGTCGTTGGCAATCGCCGGAGTTGTTTTGACCACATACTTGAGCGCTGCGACGATGACGGCACGCGGATCATCAAGGACCAGCCCAGGGTTGACGACGATAGTGCCAGCCACAGGACGCGTTGCTGCGATCCGCAACGCCAGCGTGCCTCCCATGGACAGGCCCGTGGTGAAGACGTAGTCGCACTCGGCGGCCAACTCAAGGTAGGCCTCATCCACTGCTCTGTGCCATTCCCGCCACGAACGGGTGGCCATGTCCTGCCAGGTGGTACCGTGGCCGGGCAGCAATGGCAGCCTGACGGCATATCCGGCCGCTGCCAAGTGCTCGGCCCAGGGCCTGACGCTGTGCGGGCTTCCTGTAAACCCGTGGGACATGACGACGCCAACGCGCGGCCCTGACCCGTTCCAGCTGCTGAGGAACGGTGAGAAATCCGGAAGCATGTTCATGATGACTCCGAGGCTACTCTGTCGCTGGCGTGCTGACGGAAAAACTCTGCTGATTGTTCGAAAATGGTGGGCGCGTCAACATCAAGCGTGGCAACGTGGCCGCTGTGGGGAAGCGTGACAATTTTCAAGCGGGACGATGCGATGTGCCTGCTGATGGTGGCCACGGAGCTTGGCGGTATGACACCGTCCACTGACGACTTGAACACCAACGCCGGAGCGTCCACCCGGGGCAACCCGCGGGTCGACGCCCGGAAAAGCTTCTTGAGTTCATGCACCGATTTCAGGGGTGTCTTGGAATAATCGCCGGTCTCGGCGGTCGCCGGGGCTGGTGTGTCCTCCACTATGGGTGTGGTGGTGCGCATGACGTACTTGAGGGCGCCAACATACTTCACCCGGCGGTCGTAGAAGCTGAGGCCAGGGTTGACCAGAACCAGCCCGGGAACATCGTGCAGTGAGGCTACCCGCAGGGCCAGTGCACCTCCCATGGACAGTCCCGCGACAAAGCAGCTCTCAGTCCGAGCTGCGAGGTCCAGGTAGCTCTGTTCAAAGGTCCGGTACCAGTCCTGCCACCGGGTAGTTGCGAGATCCTGCCAACTGGTGCCGTGGCCGGGAAGGAGAGGCACGGAAACAGCGAATCCCTGGGAAGCCAAGTACTCGGCCCAAGGGATCATGCTCAGCGGGCTGCCTGTGAACCCATGGCAGATTGCCACGCCCGTGGAGGCATTGGGTCCATGCCCGGCGTGGTGGAATGCGAGCGGCGCAGCAGGTGAAGGGCGTTCCGTCATGTGTCCCATCGTGTCACTCTTCCGGACATTTCTCACTGGAGTAGGGTTGCTGTTGAATGCCGGCCGGGTTGCCGGAAGCACGTCAGCCGTCGGCCGTGAGAGGACAAACGTGTTCTATTGGGTCATGAAGAGGATCTTTCTGGGTCCCATCCTTAAACTCCTGTTCCGGCCCTGGGTCAAGGGCTTGGACAACGTTCCTGAAAGTGGCGCTGCGATCCTCGCGTCCAACCATTTGTCCTTTTCGGACTCCATCTTCCTGCCCCTCATGGTGCACCGGCCGGTGATCTTCCTGGCCAAGTCCGAATACTTCACTGGAAAGGGACTCAAGGGGCGGCTGACAGCACTGTTCTTCAGGCTGAGCAACCAACTCCCCATGGACCGCTCCGGAGGGGCAGCGTCGGAGATGTCACTGCAGGCAGGCAAGGACGTCCTGACCGCGGGGGGCCTGCTGGGCATCTATCCGGAAGGTACCCGCAGTCCCGATGCCAGGCTCTACCGCGGCAAAGTGGGAGTCGCCAGGCTTGCCCTGCAAACACGTGTGCCCGTAGTGCCGGTGGCCATGATCGGGACTGAGAAGGTCCAGCCCATCGGCAAACGGCTGCCGAGCATCCGTCGGGTCGGCATCATTTTCGGACAACCACTGGACTTCAGCCGCTACTACGGCATGGAGGATGACCGACTGATCCAGCGGGCCGTGACGGATGAAATCATGTATGAACTGATGCGCCTCTCCGGCCAGGAATACGTCGATGAATATGCCGCGGTGGTCAAGGCCCAACTAGCCGGCAAGGGCCCGGAACCTGTCCACAAAGTTGAAGTCGCCGAGGACGCCACCGAAGACATTGCCGACGACAGGGATGAGCCCAGGAGCGGCGGCGACGAATCCCCACGGAAACTGTGACGTCAACGGCAGCATCGGTTACGCCACCGGTCCCGAAACCCTGCCGGAGGCTACTACTCTTGAAGGGTGACTGAGCTAACCGCGAACACCGCATCCTCCGCAACAGATCCCCTCGCCAGCACCGCCCAGAGTGGGGCAGCGAACTATCCCGGGCTCGATGCCTGGCGGGACCTGCCGATTTCCCAGCAGCCCACGTGGTCTGACGCCGACGTGTTCAAGGCTTCCGTCAAGGAGCTTTCGGTGGTGCCGCCCCTGGTTTTCGCCGGGGAAGTCGACGTTCTTCGCGAGCGACTTGCTGCTGCGGCCCAAGGTAAAGCCTTCCTCCTGCAGGGTGGCGACTGCGCCGAGACTTTTGAGGCCGCCACCGCGGACAAGATCAGTGCCCGCGTGAAGACAATCCTCCAGATGGCGGTGGTGCTCACCTACGGCGCGGCTATGCCGGTCATCAAGATGGGCCGCATGGCAGGGCAGTTTGCCAAGCCGCGATCGTCCAATGATGAGACCCGCGACGGCGTGACGCTTCCCGCCTACCGCGGCGACATCGTCAATGGTTACGACTTCACTCCCGAGTCCCGCGCGCATGACGCCGGCCGGATGCTGCAGGCTTACCACACGTCCGCTTCCACGCTGAACCTTATCCGCGCCTTCACCCAGGGCGGCTTTGCCGATCTTCGCCTCGTTCACCAGTGGAACAAGGGCTTTACTGAGAACCCGGCGCACGCGCGCTACGAATCGCTGGCACGCGACATTGACCGTGCCATCAGCTTCATGGAGTCATGCGGCGCCGACTTCGAGGCACTCAAGCGGGTGGAGTTCTTCGCCAGCCACGAGGCACTGCTGCTCGACTACGAACGCGCCCTCACACGCATCGATTCACGCACCGGACTGCCTTACGACACTTCCTCGCATTTCCTGTGGATCGGCGAGCGGACCCGTGAACTGGACCACGCTCACGTGGACTTCCTGTCGCGCGTACGCAATCCGATCGGTGTAAAGCTCGGGCCCACAACCAGCGGCGACGACGCCCTGCGCCTGATCGACAAGCTGGATCCCAACCGGGAACCGGGCCGACTGACGTTCATCACCCGTATGGGTGCCAAGAACATCCGCGAGAAGCTGCCGGCCGTCGTCGAGCGCGTCACTGCCTCGGGCGCGCAGGTTCTGTGGGTGACTGATCCCATGCACGGTAACACCGTCACGTCGCCGAACGGCTACAAGACCCGGAACTTCGACGACGTCATTGATGAGGTCCGTGGCTTCTTCGAGGTCCACCACTCGCTGGGTACCGTTCCAGGTGGCCTCCACGTCGAGATGACCGGTGACGACGTCGCTGAGTGCTTGGGCGGTGCCGACCCGATCGACCAGGACGCCTTCCTGGACCGTTATGAGTCAGTGTGCGATCCCCGCCTGAACCACATGCAGTCCCTTGAGATGGCGTTCCTGGTGGCCGGAGCCCTCTCCAAGCGCTAGAGACACAACAAAGGCGCGGTCCGGATTCCCGGGCCGCGCCTTTCGTCTTCCTGTGTAGGACTAAACGACCGTCAGCGTCACTACAGATCCCTCAGGCACGTCCTTGTCCACCGGATTCTGGTCCCGAACGGTACCAAAGAAACCGCCCAGGATCTCATTCACCTTGACCTCGAACCCCAGCGCTTCCAGTTGCTGCCGGGCCTCCTTGGCTTGCTTTCCGATGAAGCTGGGCACCTTGACCATCTTGGGTCCCTTGGAAACGGTCAGGGTCACGGAATCGCCCTTGACGAGCGTGCCGTTCGCCGGGGCCTGGGCGACAATGGCGCCCTTCGGGACTGTCTTGTCGTTGACAGTCTCCGGAGCGATCACGGCTTTCAGTCCAACGTCCTGGAGGGCTTTGGCGGCTGCGTCCTGGGACAAACCCCGGACGTCGGGAACGGGGATTGGCTGTGGACCCTTGGAAACCGCCAGTGCCACAGGTGTGCCGTGCCGCACCTCGGTGCCCTTGGCAGGATCCTGGGAAATCACGACGCCGGCAGGTACCTTTTCGTCGAAAGCCTCCGTGACGTTGCCCAGCGCCATTTCGGCGGCGTTAAGGGCCGTTTTGGCCTCGTCCAAGGTGCCACCGGTCAGTCCCGGCAGTGCGAAAAGCTGGGCCCCCTTGGAGACCAAGACAGTGATGGGCTGGAACTTCCGTACTTCGGCGCCGGACTCCGGTTCGGTTCCGACGGCCAGCCCGGCCAGGATGTCGTCGTCGAAAACGTCCCGCGGCTCCGACTGGAATCCGGCAGTGCGGAGGAGCTGCTGAGCCTCCGCAACTGTCTTGTTCTTGACGTCGGGTACGGTTCCTGGCGATCCGGGCCCCATGCCGAAGAACCAACCCGCGGAAGCCGCGAGCATTGCCAGGATAACGATCACGATGGTCCAGATCACGCCACGGCGGCGCGGATTGCCCTCCCTGAGCGGGCGAACGGGCGTCGCTGCAGCACGTGCACGGTCTTTGGTCTGTTGCCGTTCGAGGCGCTTCATTTCCCGTTTGCCGGGTTGGCGAAGGTCCTGATCGGCATCCGGACCGGTCGTAACTGCCTTCGACTGCTGAAGGGCCGCCGAACCGGCCGCCATGACGGTGGTGGGGTTGCTCTGGTGGGAGATGAACTCGGTGGGCGACGCCGTTGTTGCCAGCGCCTCCGTTGGATTCCCCGCCGTGCCGGCCATGGGAGTGGTTGGGGACATGGCCGCGGGGGAGAACGGTGCTGGGCTTTGACGATGGTCCAACTGCTCGTCGGTGAGGGTGGTGCGGATGTGGCGGAGTTCGGCCAGCAAGGCAGTTCCATCCACGGGCCGGTTCTCGGCATCTGCTGCCGTGCACCACTGGACCAATTCATCCAGGTCTTCGGCCAGTCCGGGGGCTTCGTCCGAGGGTCGCCCGACCGTTGCATTGACGTGTTGGTATGCCACTTGAATGGGGGAGTCGCCTGCGTAGGGCTGCTTGCCCGTCAACATTTCGTAAAGCATGATGCCGGCCGAGTAGATATCGCTGCGGGCATCTGCGGGTTGTCCCAGGACCAGCTCCGGCGCCAGGTATGCCACAGTTCCAATCAGGGCCCCGGTACTGGTGTTGGCCGAGACAGCCCTGGCCAAGCCGAAATCGCCCACTTTGATCCGTCCGTCATCAGCAATGAGGACGTTTTCCGGCTTGATGTCGCGGTGGATCAACCCGGAGCCGTGGGCCGCGGCCAGGCCTTCGATCACAGGATCTATGAGTGCCAACGCCAGGCGCGGCGGCAGGGCACCTTGCTCGGTGAGGATGTCACGAAGCGTATGCCCCTTGACGTACTCCATGACCAGATACGCGATGTGGCCGTCTTCGCCTTGGTCCAGAACTCCGACAATATGCGGGTGGGACAGGCTTGCGGCGGCTTTGGCTTCGCGGCTCAGCCTTTCCAGGAACGTGGGATCGTTTGCCAGGTGCGGGTGCAGGACTTTGAGGGCCACGTCGCGCTCCAGGCGCTGGTCCGTGGCCAGATAAACAGTGGACATTCCACCCCTCGCGAGGCGGGAGCGGACCAGGTAGCGCCCGTCCACAATGGTCCCGATGAGGTGGTCCTGCGTTGGTTCTTGCACCATACGATCCTAAACGAGGCAGGGTAAGGGCCCGAATCCATAAGGGATCCGAGCCCCTTCCGAGGTGCTGTAGAGACCTAACCGAAGGTGCGCTGGCGGGCCTTGATCGATTCGACATAGCGCTTGGTGTCGTCGTACATGCCGTACTTGCTCACCGAGTACTGGCCTTGGTAGTAACCGGCAATCGCGGTGTCCAGGTCCTTGCTCGTGGCAATCAGGGCGCGGATGATTGCCACGCCCGCGGTGGCGTTGTCGTAGGGGTCCAGTAGGTTGAGCTTGCGGCCCACCAGGTCCGAAGCCCATTGGCCGGACGACGGGATGACTTGCATGGTGCCGATCGCGTTTGCGGGTGACACAGCCCGCTGGTCGAAGCCGGATTCCTGCTCGGCGAATGCCATGGCCAGGGAAGGGCTGACGCCCATGCGCCGGGCCGTATCGGCCACGATGCTCTTCATTTCGGCGCGACTGGGAACCGGGGAAGCGTTGAGCAACGCCTTGTTTTCGTTGGCGGAGCTGACAACCGCAGGCGGGTAGGTGAAACCCAGGAACGTGCTGGGGACCAGCGGCTTGGTGTCCCCGGCAGGCTGCAGGCCGGCACCGGGAATGGTCAGCTTCTGGCCCGGGTAGATGACCGTTGTTGCCGTGACATTGTTGGCCGTCATCAGGGCACTGAGGGAAACGCCGTGCCGCGAAGCAATGGAACTGAGGGTGTCACCGGCCTTAATGGTGTACGAGCCTGTGTTTGCCAGCGGAGCGGGTGCAGGAGCGGGTGCTGGAGCCGGAGTAGCTGGCGTCGAGGGCGCGGATCCGCCGCTGACCTTGATCTTCTGCCCCGGATAGATGATGGAGCTCCCGTTGAGGTTGTTCCAACTGAAGATGCTGGACAGTGGTACGCCGTGCTTGGCTGCAATGGCGCCAAGGGTGTCGCCGGATACAACCGTGTAAACCGTTGCGTTGCTGGGGGCGCTTGGGGCTGCCGGGGCGGACGGCTGCGCAGGTGTGGCCGTTGCAGTGCCCGTAAGTTTTATGCTCTGCCCCGGGTAGATCAGGGTGGTGGCAGAGAGCTTGTTCAGCTGGAGCACCGCATTGGTATCAAGGTTGAAGCGGCGGGCGATGGCGCTGATGGTATCGCCGCGGACAATCGTGTACGTGTCCGGTACCGAGGGTGCCATGGGGCGCAACGCGGAGGGCAGGGTGGCAGCAACGGCCTGTGCAGGAATGACGGTGCCCGTCGTGACGGCCTGGGCTTTCATGGCGGCAGCCAGCGTGGCGGGCACTTTACGGGGTTGCGGTGCCTGTGAAGCCATGGACGGTTGGGCCAGGGCAAGCGAGGACAAAACCACGGCGGGAAGCGCAGCCGTGGTTGCCGCGATGACCGGCATGCTCATGGTTCGTTTCGGCGAGCGGGGCGTCGTCATGAAAATGTCCTCATCTCAACAGCGGGGTTGTTTGATGGCGCTGTTGTCAGTGTTACCAATGTTACTGATGTTATCAATGGTGCAAGTGTGATCAGTGTGAATCTCTCACACTTAATGAATCGGCACAACAATTCCTGCCGTTCGGGATTCTTGGAAATCAAATTGTTGGCAATGAAAACGCCGACTTAACGACGGACTCCAAGGTCCGCCGTCGGACTCCGGCTAGGCGCCGGGCAGGGCGGCGTGGCAACCTTGATTCGTGAGTAATGTAGAAAGCCTTGTTTCCGAATGGCTCCCGCTGCCGGATGTCGCCGAGCTGCTGGAAGTTTCCATCACCAAAGTCCACGGACTGTTGGATGAGCGTGCGCTGGTAGCCATCAGGCGGGGAGAACGGAATATCCGCTCAATCCCCGCCCTGTTTATCCAGGATGGGCATGTTGTGGACAGCTTGAAGGGAACCATTGCGGTTCTCAGCGACGCTGGTTACAACGACGAAGAGTTGATCATCTGGCTTTTCACGCCCGACGAATCACTGCGGGGACGGCCCATTGATGCCCTGCGCGAGGGGCGGAAGACAGAGATCAGGCGCCGCGCCCAGTCTTTGGCCTGGTAGCAGCGCCTTCCTGCCTCAGGGATGTATCAAGAACTGAATTAACACGATGACGACGGCGGTTCCCACCGCCGTCGTCTGCTTATGTCCTGCCCGCCCCGGTCCAGGGCGGCGTTGCGGCTTTCGTCAGGCTGCGCGGCTAACGGCAGCCTCGGCAAGCTGGCTCAGTGCCTTCAGCGGGACCTCTTCGAGCGGCAAGCGTTCCAAGGCCTCAAAGGCCTGGTTGCTCAGCGCCGCGATCAGGGATTCCGTGGCGTCCAAGGCGCCGCATTGCACGATGATGCGGCGGATTTCGGCGACATCGGATTCGCCGAGGTCGGGATTGCCCAGCATTCGGTCGAGGTAATCTGCCTCGGTTGCAGTTGCCTGGTTGATGGCAAAGCCAACAAGAACCGTGCGTTTGCCTTCACGCAGGTCATCACCAGCGGGCTTGCCGGTGGTTTCGGGGTCGCCGAAAACGCCAAGCACGTCGTCCCGCATTTGGAACGCCTCGCCAAGGGGCAACGAGAATTGCGAGTAGCTCTCCAAAAGCCTGTCCGGTGCTCCCGCGAGAGCTCCACCCAAGGCCAGCGGGTGCTCAGTGGAGTATTTCGCCGATTTGTACCGGATGATCGATTTTGCGCGGTCCACCGAACCAGCACGGTCACGTACGGGGCCGGCCACCTCTTCAAGGATGTCGAGGTACTGACCTGCCATGACCTCTGCCCTCATCACGTTGAAGATGCGCCGGGCAGGGCTTCCCGATGCAGCCCGGGGCCCTATCTCGGTGAAGGACTCCTCGCTGAAGGACAAACAAAGGTCACCGGTCAGGATGGCGGCAGCGTCCCCGAACCTGCCGCTGTCCAGAGCCCAACCGTTCATCTCGTGGAGTTGGCCGAAACGCTTGTGCACGCTGGGGCCACCCCGGCGGGTATCGGAGCGGTCGATGATGTCGTCATGGATCAGCGCTGCTGCCTGGAAAAGTTCGAGCGCACACCCGGCCGTGACTATATCGGGGTCCTCTGCACGGCCGCCGGCGCCTCTCCAGCCCCAGTAGCACATCAGCGCCCGGAGGCGTTTGCCGCCGGTGACCAGGCTCGAAATTGATCCGATCAGCGGCGAGACGTCCGGAGACACCGTTGCCATGAGGTCCTCTTGCTCCGACAGGAAGCCCTTCAATTTGCCGGCAACGCCGTCGATGAAGTGCGTCTGCTCGGTGGTCACCTGGGCCAAAGCCGTCACTTGATGGACCCGGACGCCACGTTGGCGCCGATGGTGAAGGTGGACACGCCTTCCTTCTGCCGTATGGACACGTTCACGGTCTCGCCGTCGCCACGAATGAAGTCCAGGGAAGTGACGTTGCCTACAGCTTCCGGCCCGGGGACCAGTTTGAAGCCCTGCGCCTCCAATGAAGCCTTGTAGTAGTCCACAACACCCTCCGGCGGAGCTTTGATGGTTCCCACCAGCGCCACAGTTGCCAGGGATGCGCTCTTGTCGAAGCTGCTGGAACGTACCGATGTCTTGGGCATGACCGGAATCAGCTGCTCAGGGAAGCCCGGAACCAGTGCATTCACCGTGGCCGTGGCCCCTGGTGCTGGCGTGGCCGACTCGGTTGACGCCGTTGTCTCGGGCGCGGACGTGGAGTTGGAGGCGGCCGGGGTTGACGTTGCCGAGGCCGTGGAAGCATCCGTGGGGGAGGGCGCAGCCGAACTGCCAGGGGACGGCGTGCAGGCCGAGGCCGCCACAGCGACACTTACTGCGAGCAGGGCAAACCCTCGCGATCGAGGAGTTCCAAAGAGCTTCACAGGGTATCCTTCCGGGGGCTGAGCCTGACTGTGCCTCCAGTTTAGTCAGTGGCCGGGCATAGTATTGCCGATGTGAGGCAGGAAGCATTCGGCGGCGCCCAAAGGGCCGGCCACGAGCCCGCCCGCAGTGCTGCTGAGGCCCTGCGGGAACTGAGGCGAACCAGCATACTTCACGTAGACATGGATGCCTTCTTCGTTTCCGTCGAACTCCGCAGTCGTCCGGACCTTCGGGGAAAACCGGTGATAGTCGGCTTCCCGGCGGAACGGTCGGTGGTGCTTTCAGCTTCCTACGAGGCCCGGGCCACCGGCGTGAAGTCCGCCATGCCCATGTCCATTGCCATGAGGCGGTGCCCTGCCGCGGTGGTCATCGAACCCCGGCACACACTGTATTACCAGGTCTCCGCCCAGCTGATGGAGGTCTTCGCCTCCATTACGGACCTGGTGGAGCCGCTCAGCGTGGACGAAGCCTTTTTGGATGTGGGTGGTGCGATTCGACGGCTCGGCTCACCGCTGGACATCGGCCACCTCATCCGCCGGAGGGTCCAGTCCGAACTGGGCATCACGGCATCAGTAGGAATCGCAGGCACCAAGTTCGTGGCGAAGATCGCATCTACCCGGTGCAAACCCGATGGCATCCTGCAGATCGATGCCGAAGACACCGTCCCCTATCTGCACAGCCTGCCTGTCAACGCACTGTGGGGAGTAGGCGGGAAGACCGCGGAAGTTCTAGCGCGCCTTGGCATTCGAACCGTGGCGGACGTGGCGGCTACGCCCTTGGCTTCCTTGAAGAAGGTCCTCGGCGCCAGCGGAGAGCATGTCCACCGGCTGTCCATGGGGGTCGATCCGCGGCCCGTCACACCCACCAGGCTTGAGAAAAGCATCGGGGCGGAGGAAACATTCTCAGTCGACACCGGGGATGAAGCCCTGTTGCACAGGGAGTTGCTGCGCTTATCGCACCGAACGGCCGGCCGCCTGCGCAGCTCCGGCATGTTGGCCAGGACGGTGGCGTTGAAATTGAGGTACTCGGACTTCTCCACTGTTACGCGAAGCCGGACCGTCCATGCTCCGGTGGACAGTGCGCAGATGATCTACCAAGTGGCAGTGCAGCTG
This genomic window contains:
- a CDS encoding polyprenyl synthetase family protein, with amino-acid sequence MTALAQVTTEQTHFIDGVAGKLKGFLSEQEDLMATVSPDVSPLIGSISSLVTGGKRLRALMCYWGWRGAGGRAEDPDIVTAGCALELFQAAALIHDDIIDRSDTRRGGPSVHKRFGQLHEMNGWALDSGRFGDAAAILTGDLCLSFSEESFTEIGPRAASGSPARRIFNVMRAEVMAGQYLDILEEVAGPVRDRAGSVDRAKSIIRYKSAKYSTEHPLALGGALAGAPDRLLESYSQFSLPLGEAFQMRDDVLGVFGDPETTGKPAGDDLREGKRTVLVGFAINQATATEADYLDRMLGNPDLGESDVAEIRRIIVQCGALDATESLIAALSNQAFEALERLPLEEVPLKALSQLAEAAVSRAA
- a CDS encoding carboxylesterase, with amino-acid sequence MNMLPDFSPFLSSWNGSGPRVGVVMSHGFTGSPHSVRPWAEHLAAAGYAVRLPLLPGHGTTWQDMATRSWREWHRAVDEAYLELAAECDYVFTTGLSMGGTLALRIAATRPVAGTIVVNPGLVLDDPRAVIVAALKYVVKTTPAIANDILKPDQDEGAYARTPVAAAHELKKMYKDTASILPRISSPVRVYKSTVDNVISNASLEFLRSRVSAPVDISYLRNSYHVATLDNDAPEIFAGTVEFIQKTVAALAGHGPSSEKDTAHEQA
- a CDS encoding carboxylesterase; protein product: MTERPSPAAPLAFHHAGHGPNASTGVAICHGFTGSPLSMIPWAEYLASQGFAVSVPLLPGHGTSWQDLATTRWQDWYRTFEQSYLDLAARTESCFVAGLSMGGALALRVASLHDVPGLVLVNPGLSFYDRRVKYVGALKYVMRTTTPIVEDTPAPATAETGDYSKTPLKSVHELKKLFRASTRGLPRVDAPALVFKSSVDGVIPPSSVATISRHIASSRLKIVTLPHSGHVATLDVDAPTIFEQSAEFFRQHASDRVASESS
- a CDS encoding 1-acyl-sn-glycerol-3-phosphate acyltransferase; its protein translation is MFYWVMKRIFLGPILKLLFRPWVKGLDNVPESGAAILASNHLSFSDSIFLPLMVHRPVIFLAKSEYFTGKGLKGRLTALFFRLSNQLPMDRSGGAASEMSLQAGKDVLTAGGLLGIYPEGTRSPDARLYRGKVGVARLALQTRVPVVPVAMIGTEKVQPIGKRLPSIRRVGIIFGQPLDFSRYYGMEDDRLIQRAVTDEIMYELMRLSGQEYVDEYAAVVKAQLAGKGPEPVHKVEVAEDATEDIADDRDEPRSGGDESPRKL
- the pknB gene encoding Stk1 family PASTA domain-containing Ser/Thr kinase, whose translation is MVQEPTQDHLIGTIVDGRYLVRSRLARGGMSTVYLATDQRLERDVALKVLHPHLANDPTFLERLSREAKAAASLSHPHIVGVLDQGEDGHIAYLVMEYVKGHTLRDILTEQGALPPRLALALIDPVIEGLAAAHGSGLIHRDIKPENVLIADDGRIKVGDFGLARAVSANTSTGALIGTVAYLAPELVLGQPADARSDIYSAGIMLYEMLTGKQPYAGDSPIQVAYQHVNATVGRPSDEAPGLAEDLDELVQWCTAADAENRPVDGTALLAELRHIRTTLTDEQLDHRQSPAPFSPAAMSPTTPMAGTAGNPTEALATTASPTEFISHQSNPTTVMAAGSAALQQSKAVTTGPDADQDLRQPGKREMKRLERQQTKDRARAAATPVRPLREGNPRRRGVIWTIVIVILAMLAASAGWFFGMGPGSPGTVPDVKNKTVAEAQQLLRTAGFQSEPRDVFDDDILAGLAVGTEPESGAEVRKFQPITVLVSKGAQLFALPGLTGGTLDEAKTALNAAEMALGNVTEAFDEKVPAGVVISQDPAKGTEVRHGTPVALAVSKGPQPIPVPDVRGLSQDAAAKALQDVGLKAVIAPETVNDKTVPKGAIVAQAPANGTLVKGDSVTLTVSKGPKMVKVPSFIGKQAKEARQQLEALGFEVKVNEILGGFFGTVRDQNPVDKDVPEGSVVTLTVV
- a CDS encoding LysM peptidoglycan-binding domain-containing protein; amino-acid sequence: MTTPRSPKRTMSMPVIAATTAALPAVVLSSLALAQPSMASQAPQPRKVPATLAAAMKAQAVTTGTVIPAQAVAATLPSALRPMAPSVPDTYTIVRGDTISAIARRFNLDTNAVLQLNKLSATTLIYPGQSIKLTGTATATPAQPSAPAAPSAPSNATVYTVVSGDTLGAIAAKHGVPLSSIFSWNNLNGSSIIYPGQKIKVSGGSAPSTPATPAPAPAPAPAPLANTGSYTIKAGDTLSSIASRHGVSLSALMTANNVTATTVIYPGQKLTIPGAGLQPAGDTKPLVPSTFLGFTYPPAVVSSANENKALLNASPVPSRAEMKSIVADTARRMGVSPSLAMAFAEQESGFDQRAVSPANAIGTMQVIPSSGQWASDLVGRKLNLLDPYDNATAGVAIIRALIATSKDLDTAIAGYYQGQYSVSKYGMYDDTKRYVESIKARQRTFG
- a CDS encoding Rv2175c family DNA-binding protein, with protein sequence MSNVESLVSEWLPLPDVAELLEVSITKVHGLLDERALVAIRRGERNIRSIPALFIQDGHVVDSLKGTIAVLSDAGYNDEELIIWLFTPDESLRGRPIDALREGRKTEIRRRAQSLAW
- a CDS encoding ROK family protein, giving the protein MPALRSTFRARTKPTATASKDVPWAARRSHLGRRGLAIGIDIGGTKVAAGVVDAGGRVLAEARRSTPGADPRAVEQTIVELVDELSAEHRVASVGIGAAGWMDLDGGTVLFSPHLAWRNEPLRASLQKLLRRPVLLTNDADAAAWAEWRFGAGQGESRLVCVTLGTGIGGAMVMDGRVERGRYGVAGEFGHQIIFPGGHRCECGNRGCWEQYASGNALGREARQLVRTNSPEGRALLKKAGGTADNLTGAAVTALALEGDATSRELLADQGEWLGLGLANLAAALDPGVFVIGGGLCDAGELLAGPARESFAKNLTGRGFRPMAGIELAALGPRAGMIGAADLSRVSGRAHS
- a CDS encoding class II 3-deoxy-7-phosphoheptulonate synthase; amino-acid sequence: MTELTANTASSATDPLASTAQSGAANYPGLDAWRDLPISQQPTWSDADVFKASVKELSVVPPLVFAGEVDVLRERLAAAAQGKAFLLQGGDCAETFEAATADKISARVKTILQMAVVLTYGAAMPVIKMGRMAGQFAKPRSSNDETRDGVTLPAYRGDIVNGYDFTPESRAHDAGRMLQAYHTSASTLNLIRAFTQGGFADLRLVHQWNKGFTENPAHARYESLARDIDRAISFMESCGADFEALKRVEFFASHEALLLDYERALTRIDSRTGLPYDTSSHFLWIGERTRELDHAHVDFLSRVRNPIGVKLGPTTSGDDALRLIDKLDPNREPGRLTFITRMGAKNIREKLPAVVERVTASGAQVLWVTDPMHGNTVTSPNGYKTRNFDDVIDEVRGFFEVHHSLGTVPGGLHVEMTGDDVAECLGGADPIDQDAFLDRYESVCDPRLNHMQSLEMAFLVAGALSKR